From the Nostoc sp. PCC 7107 genome, the window TCTGCATCATGTCTCCCATTTTCAAGGGATAATCCTGATTTATTTGGATTTGTTCCGCATTTAACCGCGAACCAGCACGACTTGCCAAATCAGTGTAATAATAATTGCCATTTTTGAGAGAAATTTTGCCGTGCATCCGACTGACTTCGGCACTATCTAAAACCACATTACAGTTAGGATATCGCCCAATGAGACACTCATGATTGAGCATTGTGTCTAAGTTGAGGTCTAGTTCTTTGAGTTCGTTGGGTTGCTGTGGGTCAATGATTCTGAGTTTAAGCATATTAATTACCTAATATGTCAATTCCTATGTGTTTCTACTGCCAAAATCAGGGAAATTGTTCACACTTTATGTTGTAATCATTACCTAAACTCAATACAGGTAATGAGGAGTGCCACAAAACTGGCGTTGATTGCTTTAACTGGGATGGTACTGCCATCCCAGTTAAATTGCTAGAGTTGCGTTATGGAACAAGCTTGTCCTAGACTTGCTTGCAGACGATTGCTCAAAAGCTCCAAGATATTTCTGGCTAGTAATGTGTCTTGGGACAGCACTGCCTCAAAATTCTCAGCATTGATTCTTAATGTCTTAGTTCTGGTACTAGATGCTACTACGGTGGCAGCATAGTTGGTGTGGTTTAATACTTCTAATTCACCAATAGTTTGCCCAGGCAAGATAATTCCTGATAAATCTTGATTACCCATGCTTTGGCTGACTCTGGCCTCACCATCGATTAAGACGATTAGATCATGAGCAACGGTACCCATTCGACAAATTTCTTCTTCTGGTCGATAAACCCGGATGTGGCTATTTTTGGCTAAATCAATTAAGACATTTGCCTTGAGTCCTGAGAAGAAGCTGCTCTTATACAGCCATAACAACTTTTCTAAGGTTCCTAAAGCTTCAGCAAGGGTATCTCCTTGTTGTGCTTGCATTTCCCACTGCACCAGAATCACAATATCGTCGCCACTGCTGAAGCGGACAACATCACCTTGTTTGAGTTGTGCTTGCTGATCAAGAATTTGTGTCTTGCCAATCCGCAGACCATTACTACTACCTAAATCTTTGACGCTCACGCCTTTTTCATCTAGGTAGAAGATGGCGTGCTGACGCGAAACGCGGTTATCGGAAATGATGATGTCGTTGCCAACTTCCCGTCCGACGCGAACTGTGGATTGTTGAAAGACTCGTCTTTCCACACGTCCCATGATTTTGATTTGAGCAATCATTGTCGGTACAGTGCTTTTGGCGTGGGTTTGTCCTTGTCCCAGAATGCGTTCAGCGGTTTCGATCACCAGTGGATCTTTAGTAGACTTTGTATCTAACAACTGACGAGCTTGTTGGAAACCAAGGCTAGGATCGATCTGATGTAGTGCATAGAGGCTGGCTGCTTGGACTAAGGGATCGATATCTTGCAACATTTGCATTAAGACATCAATAATCACATCAGAACGTAATGCCGGTTCGGGGATTTGGGTGGGCGCTACGATGGAACTCCATGTAGAGGTATTGGTGGGAATGGAATTCCGAATGGAATTGGGAGCGTCGATTTGCGTATCAGCCATTCCTGGATTAATGTCTGTGGCTGCACCAACTGACTGAGTTACTAGATCTTTGGCTTGGCGTAAGGAGGCGATGACTCTCATGCTGAGACGAGATATCCATTTCGACTGTTCTTCATTTGACCGCAGAATATCTCCCAAGATATTTGCTGCCAGTACACCGATGGAACGAGCAATGTCGAAGGCTTCTGGGGTATCTCCTAAAATTTCCAGGATGCTGAGTAATTGGGTGACAATCAGTTTTTGTTTTTCTTGGACTGCTTGTCGCAATAGGACGTAAACAGGTGCGTGGGGATTGGAAACTAAGTTTTGCAGCGCTTGATAGCGAACTGCTAAGTCTTGCAATTGAGATAATAAAGTTTCGGCTGTCCTCAGTAGTGCGCCATCTTGGTTAAACATTTCTGCCAAGACTTGTTCTTGTTCGGCAGATGTGATGGCATATTCTTGACGCAAGCTCATGATTTGCTTTTGCTTGCGCTCAAAGGCATCTGATAAGGGTGTACCTGTTTCTACTAGTTCTTGGATAACTAATTCGAGTGCGCGGCGATAGCTATCAATCCGCAGTTGGTTTTCGCGGCTGAGTTGTCTTTGCGGATCGAGTAGGCCTGGGTCTTCGACACCCAGTTCAGAAAGGACGGAGTAGTGTTCTTCATCGCTGACGTTCAATTCTTTGCGGACATCTTTGAGGACTTCTAAGCTGTCGGCAGATTGGACGTTACCTTCTTGTAAGGATTCTTGCAATACGCCTTTATAAACGCGCAGTCTGTCAGCACGACTAAAACCGGGTAATACTTTAGCCAGAACATAGACTTCGTTGGGTAGGAGGTCTTGGAGCGATCGCCCTTCGAGGAATTTGCTCCAATCAACTGCTAGTTTGTTTAACTGACGACGCAAACTACTAGCCAAACTCTCACGAGAATAATTGTCTTTGCTCCTACCTAAACTTCTATGTAGCCATAAACTACTGACCAATACGACAAAGGCATTCAGTACCAAAACTCCCCAAGTGGGAAATAAACTAATGTTGGGGCGACCACCGAAGGAGAAGAAGACGTTAAAAGAGATAAATGTACACAAGACAAAGCAAGTGTGCATAATATCTTCGTCACTAATATTTCTGCCTTTGCCTTTGAGGAATGCCCGATAAGCTTTTTCTAGGCTGGAACAAATCAAGTAGCTCAGGGCTGCACACACACCGATGGTTATCGGGGCTGCAATGATTTTGGGAATGGGTATAGCTTGTTCAAAGATGTAAAAACCTGGGTTGAACAGCGTGCTTAACTGTCCTTCTTCATGTGTCCAAGCTCCTGAGTAGTAGTAGTCCCAGTTACCTGCGTACAAGAAGTAGTAAAAGTAGAAACCAAACATCAAGCCAAAATAGGTGTAAAAGACTAGCTTTTGGTCTGGTCTGGTAATTCCTTCCCAATAAGAACGTTCTGAGTCAATGTCAATACAAGGGGATTGACAGCTAACGCAAGCACTTTTTTCGTTACCACTAGTATCGACACTGCGGCACATGGATTGAGTGATGCTTTGGGGCGGTTTGAGGTGGGCATCACTCCCTAACAATCCTCTGGGGCCTGTGTAAAACATTTGTATGGGAGCCATTGGGCAGAAGTATTGACACCAACTTCTACCTTTGAAGAGAAAGCCTACGCCAATGGAAGACGCGATGGTGAACAACAAGAACGCAGCCATTGCTGTACGATCGCTATTCACAAACAAAATGCGGATGTTCAATCCCAAATAGAACAGGAACATTTGCAGGTATAGGTAATTGCGCCCCAACCAAGATTCCTTTTCCACCCCTGCTAATTCGTACCGAATATTCCCTGTATCTGGGTTAACGACTTTACGCTTGCGCTGAATCCCCAAGGCGCGGGGAATTTGGGAGAAGAAATATAACGGACAAATCCGCCGCCAAAATTCATGCCCAAATAACAGCAAAACCATGATCCCGATGGGCAGTACCATTGCCCAGAATATCCG encodes:
- a CDS encoding FHA domain-containing protein, producing the protein MHIVRWLLAIGWLTLIFSLFYDPLSVWLTDPSNTASPFHLHPERYLDPDDCVAVQGLCLPEQPYPMGARIFWAMVLPIGIMVLLLFGHEFWRRICPLYFFSQIPRALGIQRKRKVVNPDTGNIRYELAGVEKESWLGRNYLYLQMFLFYLGLNIRILFVNSDRTAMAAFLLFTIASSIGVGFLFKGRSWCQYFCPMAPIQMFYTGPRGLLGSDAHLKPPQSITQSMCRSVDTSGNEKSACVSCQSPCIDIDSERSYWEGITRPDQKLVFYTYFGLMFGFYFYYFLYAGNWDYYYSGAWTHEEGQLSTLFNPGFYIFEQAIPIPKIIAAPITIGVCAALSYLICSSLEKAYRAFLKGKGRNISDEDIMHTCFVLCTFISFNVFFSFGGRPNISLFPTWGVLVLNAFVVLVSSLWLHRSLGRSKDNYSRESLASSLRRQLNKLAVDWSKFLEGRSLQDLLPNEVYVLAKVLPGFSRADRLRVYKGVLQESLQEGNVQSADSLEVLKDVRKELNVSDEEHYSVLSELGVEDPGLLDPQRQLSRENQLRIDSYRRALELVIQELVETGTPLSDAFERKQKQIMSLRQEYAITSAEQEQVLAEMFNQDGALLRTAETLLSQLQDLAVRYQALQNLVSNPHAPVYVLLRQAVQEKQKLIVTQLLSILEILGDTPEAFDIARSIGVLAANILGDILRSNEEQSKWISRLSMRVIASLRQAKDLVTQSVGAATDINPGMADTQIDAPNSIRNSIPTNTSTWSSIVAPTQIPEPALRSDVIIDVLMQMLQDIDPLVQAASLYALHQIDPSLGFQQARQLLDTKSTKDPLVIETAERILGQGQTHAKSTVPTMIAQIKIMGRVERRVFQQSTVRVGREVGNDIIISDNRVSRQHAIFYLDEKGVSVKDLGSSNGLRIGKTQILDQQAQLKQGDVVRFSSGDDIVILVQWEMQAQQGDTLAEALGTLEKLLWLYKSSFFSGLKANVLIDLAKNSHIRVYRPEEEICRMGTVAHDLIVLIDGEARVSQSMGNQDLSGIILPGQTIGELEVLNHTNYAATVVASSTRTKTLRINAENFEAVLSQDTLLARNILELLSNRLQASLGQACSITQL